Below is a genomic region from Miscanthus floridulus cultivar M001 chromosome 1, ASM1932011v1, whole genome shotgun sequence.
CAACGAACGAACGATGGCCGCCATGGCACGCACATGCCATGCCCCATGCACGCACGCATCAGTATATATAACCTTTTTGCCGTATCTGTACGAATGTCGTCTCTAGGGCTGCGACGGCTCGCTGCTGCTGGACGCCTTGCCGGGGGTGGCCAACTCTACCGAGAAGCTGGCGCCGGCCAACAACAACTCGGCGCGGGGGTTcccggtggtggacaaagccaagGCGGCGCTGGAGCACGCCTGCCCCGGCGTCGTCTCCTGCGCCGACATCCTCGCCCTCGCCGCAGAGATCTCCGTGGAGCTGGTACGTAATAGGTGTCGGTGATCCTACTAACTATTCACTGTTCATGAAGATGTGACGTCCATTCACGATGGATGGATGAATGCATGGCACGCATATAACTGGTAGGTTATCCGTAGTTTTCAACGGGCAACGGGCATGCACAATTGCACATGCATGCATTCTGGTAGGTTATCCGTAGGGGTTGAAAGTATGCTCATAACTCCGTTAGCACCTTATTTCTGTAAATTAGGTCCAAACTGTAATCTTGGTGACTGCCGCGTCGCTGTTTCGTCCTTCCTCGGTAATCCATGAATTACTTCGGATTGGTGTAGCAGTGACATCTATTTCTACTCAATGAAACACGTGTCACAATGACACGCTCtcgaaaaaaaaaaactcctttAGCACTTAAGTTAATCCTTATGCAATACTCCTATCAGTACTAGTTTGGATTTTGGATATCGGTTACTAGTAATCAGTGTGCCAACGACAAAAGGCTGAAAAAGTTACTATCCATTTTCTATTTATTTGTCTATCGATGTAATAACACCTGCAAATATACACGAACATATCACACTGCTTGTCCAGCTAAGCCTATAGTTTTTTTTGGAAGCCTATAGCGGTTCTACACACAGTAGGAACACGCATATCATGCCGACACAGAGATGCCAACAAAAGAGTTTGTCGTGCTGGGCCCATATGCGCCTACCTTCTTGAACATGCAATGCATGGATCGAATGGATTATTGATCTAATAATACGACGAGAACAAATGGTAATTCAGTGCCCATGCTGGCTAGATGGCAGTAATTAATTTCTCGTTTCAATATATATTTACATACTTACAGTCCGGAGGCCCAAAGTGGAGCGTGCTTCTTGGGAGGCTAGACAGCAAGAAGGCTGACTTCAAGGGCGCACTAAACCTGCCGTCGCCCTTCGACAACCTCACCGTGCTGGAGCAGAAGTTCAAGGACGTCGGCCTTCACAACGTCGACCTCGTCGCCCTCTCAGGTGCCGATCCATGCATATCTCACTATTATTCACTGCTGCCGATTCGGCGGCCATCAATCAGCATGaaccagaaaaaaaaaagagaacttACCCCTCTCTGTCTGTGCAATGCACGCACACACTGCAGGGGCTCACACATTTGGCCGGGTTCAGTGCCAGTTCGTCACGAGCCGGCTGTACAACTTCAGCGGCACCAACCGACCGGACCCCACACTCAACGGCAGCTACCGGGCGTTCCTGTCCCAGAGGTGCCCGCAGAACGGCAACCCTTCAGCCCTGAACGACCTGGATCCCACGACGCCCAACCTCTTCGACAACCACTACTACACCAACCTCGAGGTGAACCGGGGGTTCCTCAACTCCGATCAGGAGCTCAAGTCCTCGCCGCAGGCGCAGGGCATCACGGCGCCCATCGTCGACCAGTTCGCCACCAGCCAGGACGCATTCTTCAGGAATTTCGCGCAGTCCATGATCAATATGGGTAACATTCAGCCACTCACGGACCGGTCCAAGGGAGAAGTCCGCCGCAACTGCCGAGTGGCGAATTGACGACGATACGTACTAGAAAAGTAGATCACGTGGATGCATGTGCATGTGCCCGTTAATTAGTACATCAGCAAGAGTACTGATGATATATATGGACTATATATGATGCACATCATCAGCACCTCATTTCGCATTACTACGTACTGTCAACTTCAATTCATATATCTATAGTTGTTCATAAATGTGCAATAAAGAGGAACCCAATTTCTCTTGTTACCTTATTTTTTTCCTCCTGCAAAAAATATTACCGCATCGTCGGTTCATTGCAGAATCTATATATACGTTTTCTTTTTATTAGCAGCAATTTCTCCATCCACATCACATCAGCTAGTGCATGCATGGGCAACACAGTTCCGATCTTGGCAGGGTTCATGGCTTGTCTGCTCGTGTTTGTTCATGTAGTAAAGTGTGTGCAACCAAACAAGGAGTTTCGTCGTATCCTGTCAAGTGGCAATTATTATGACGACTAAAGCACGTTAGAATTTTCAACTTATATTCTGCGTGTCACCTATATCCACAAACTATTAATTTGCAAATTTGGATCGATAAATTTATTTAGTGGGGTGTGGGGCCTTGGTACAAAACTCTCTATAATTAGTGTGCACTATGTAAAAAAGTCACATATCCACCACGTAACCTACAGACGCCAACACAAACGTGCGTCTATAGTACGAGTTTACAGACGTGTGTTGGGAACGCGGGTCTGTAGTAAAGTCGGTGGACTAAAAAACGTGTCTATGAGATGACGGCGTGGTTCACGGACCCGAAAAAAAACATTTAATCTTGCGGAATCCAGCACCCTCCTCACTTCGCGTCCACCCCCTCACGTCTGCACTTCGcgtccgccccccccccccctcctcgtGTCTCCTCCAAGCCTCCACTCGCTCTctgtcttcctctctctcttctGTCTTCCATGGGATTAGGGTTCCTCATCGGCACGGCCACCAGCCTCTCCTCCGTCTA
It encodes:
- the LOC136491269 gene encoding peroxidase A2-like; the encoded protein is MAASSSPHRAATTVLAGVLLVAAAALCSRGAMAQLTADYYHCTCPDAYDIVKKVLIEAHKSDVRIYASLTRLHFHDCFVQGCDGSLLLDALPGVANSTEKLAPANNNSARGFPVVDKAKAALEHACPGVVSCADILALAAEISVELSGGPKWSVLLGRLDSKKADFKGALNLPSPFDNLTVLEQKFKDVGLHNVDLVALSGAHTFGRVQCQFVTSRLYNFSGTNRPDPTLNGSYRAFLSQRCPQNGNPSALNDLDPTTPNLFDNHYYTNLEVNRGFLNSDQELKSSPQAQGITAPIVDQFATSQDAFFRNFAQSMINMGNIQPLTDRSKGEVRRNCRVAN